The Helicoverpa armigera isolate CAAS_96S chromosome 21, ASM3070526v1, whole genome shotgun sequence sequence aaataaataaatagacaacAAAGTTACTTGTAAGAATACTTTAATTTCATagctattttataattaaaaactatttatattttgacacaatatttttcaaaaaaatatttttggtgaatgTCTTATGTTGAACTAACCTATTtgaatttctattttatttaaaatattaataatccaATAACATAGACGCAGTCCTTTTGAAAATCAATGGAGAGGGAAATGGGTTCAAAAGTAGATGGCCAAcgactgagatgatgatgatatttataaGATGACTTTTCAACTTCTAACTGGTTTGGTCTTTTGTCAGAAGAGGACCTACTATGGCTGATATGATGTTGCTGTGATAGTCAGGTGACTTTCCTGGtcgtttttttatcaatgttgGAAACCTTTGTTCACTATTGGACATCCTCTGTCTTAGGTAATATAAGATTACTTTTCTACTTCTAACTGGCCGTTTTGAAAACCAGGGTTATAATATATGTGGTTTTAACATTCATTCGGAACAGATATGGACCTCCTATGACtaaggtgatgatgatgatttgattGGCTTATATCCTAATCTTTTTCTTCCGAGCTGTCGTATAGCCCCTTAGCTTTGGTGAGAACGTCGACAGCAGGACCAGCGCTGATGATAGCGTCGCGGACCCTTTGTCCTGCTCCTTCCTGGAAAATAAGGATGATAGATATTAAGAAACTGTGCTAATAGTCCCTTATTAATGTAAAAGTAACTCTATCGAAGCATGAAGCTATCACCATAAAACGGTGGAACCCATTGAGATAGATATAATGTATATTCTTTAATGTGTACACCATTTTTTTCTtggtatttaaatgaaacaaaaacattaacagcctgactacaaaaacttaaacatctgttgaacacttgtctaaaaaaaagggcggttttaaaatttaaacttaAATGAGATAGAATTTGATACCCAGGAGACGGACGTAAGCTATATGTCTGGTGATGCGACTAGATTCTCTAGGATGACGGTAAAATCGTGGgataatcaacaaaataataattagttctTCTAAAAATAAGGTTAAAAACAGTGTAAAAAATGCTATGATGTGAAAAAAGACAAGTAAAAACACTTACAAGTTCCTTAAAGAAATCCCATGCTGTTGCCGTCGACACAAGAACCAAACAAACACACAGGAATAGTACAATTTTGGAattcattttttgaaaatattttcgaacTTGGCTGACACTACCGTGCTCCCACGTTCTGTAGCTCTTAAAGCTTAGAACTGTAGTGATATTGCGAAAGTTGAGGACTTATATACTACCTTGAATAACTTACTTATAATGTATACCATCATTAAACAACGAAGAAAGAACTTTAATGCCAAAGAAGATTGAACCTTATGGCTGAGAGAGAAGTTAGATTTTTCCTTGTTACAGTCACGTTAAtggaaaatgatattaaaattaatgtaggtaagtgTTCTTTtgcaatgtttgtttgtttgataagGTGAGTAACCAATGAATGGTTGCTCAAACGGGGAGTCCCTGTAGTAGGCgcgataaaattatatttgactA is a genomic window containing:
- the LOC110375921 gene encoding cecropin-D-like, with product MNFGKVLFFVFACFLALSTVNAAPGNFFKDLEGAGQRVRDAIISAGPAVDVLTKAKGLYDSSEEKD